A region of the Actinomycetota bacterium genome:
TCCTCGACCGTGACGTACCGGGGGGTTTCGCTCATCGGCGGGAGCCTATCGTCGGCGCCCCATGTCCGGACACCACACTATCGACCTATCGACGGGCAGCCCCGCTCCTCGCGCCGACGCGACCGGCGCCCATGTCGCGGGAGAGACCCCGCGATGTCTCGCGCACCGCCGCGACGACCGCGGCGGCGTGCCGCCCCTCGGGCAGGAGCCGTTCGACCGGGCCCACGACGCCGATCGCCCCGACGGAGTGGCCACGGTCGTCGAAGACCGGTGCAGCGATCTCGGCCTCTCCGACGATCGCCTCGCCGTCCTCGAGTGCGGTGCCTTCCTCGGCCACCGAGGCGAGCATCGCTTCGAGCACGGTGGGGTCGGTGACCGTGCGACCGGTGAGCGGCACAAGCTCCGACCCGAGCAGCGCCCGGCGCGATGCCTCCGGCAGATACGCCACGATGGCCTTGCCCAGAGCGCACGCGTGCCACGGGATCGAGGCGCCTACCTCGAGGATCTGCACCGAGTTGTCGGGGCGGAACACGTGATGCACGATCAGCACGTTCGACCCGTGCAACACCCCCACGCGCACCGCGTCGCCGACCCGCGATGCGAGCGAGTCGGCCCACAGCAGCGACCGTGCCCGCAGCTCGTGGTTGTCGAGGAACGCGTTCCCCAGCTGCAGCATCGCCGGCCCGAGCCGGTACTTGTCGGTCTCAGGATCCTGCTCCACGAGCTCCTGCGCCTCGAGCGTGCGCAACAGGCCGTAGGCCGTGCCCTTCGCGAGCCCGAGACGCTCGGCCACCTCGGTGACGCCCATGCGCGACGTGCCCGTGCCGAGCACCTTGAGGATGCGGGCGGCGCGCTCGACCGACTGGATCGTGCCTCTGCGCGGTGCCGAACCGGTCAACGACCACCGTCCAACGATCGTGCGAGGGCAGCGAACAGGTACGAGGTCGAGGTTGCCCCCGGATCCTGGTGCCCCACGCTCCTCGGTCCGAGGTACGAGGCCCGGCCCTTGCGCGCCTGCATCGGCACCGTCGCACGCATGCCCTCGCGCGCGGCCTCGGCCGCTTTGCGGGACGCCGTGCCCCCGTCGCCGCCGGCGCGCAGCTCCCGCTCGAACGCCGCGAGCGCCGGCGCGTAGGCGTCGACGATCGTCTTGTCGCCTTCCTCCGCCGCCCCCAGCCCCTGGATGCCGTCGAGGCCCGAGCGCAGCGCCTTCAGCAGGTCCTCGGCATCGAACGACTCGACGTCGCCGAACGCCTCCCCGGCCCGGCGCAGACACGTGCCGAACAACGGTCC
Encoded here:
- a CDS encoding IclR family transcriptional regulator, translated to MTGSAPRRGTIQSVERAARILKVLGTGTSRMGVTEVAERLGLAKGTAYGLLRTLEAQELVEQDPETDKYRLGPAMLQLGNAFLDNHELRARSLLWADSLASRVGDAVRVGVLHGSNVLIVHHVFRPDNSVQILEVGASIPWHACALGKAIVAYLPEASRRALLGSELVPLTGRTVTDPTVLEAMLASVAEEGTALEDGEAIVGEAEIAAPVFDDRGHSVGAIGVVGPVERLLPEGRHAAAVVAAVRETSRGLSRDMGAGRVGARSGAARR
- the dhaL gene encoding dihydroxyacetone kinase subunit DhaL — encoded protein: MAAVTERADDGRERVFDVYDATTIRRWVRGCADEIAANRDFLTQLDAAIGDADHGINMDRGFSAAVTDLDATSDLPAGELLIRVGGTLIYRVGGAAGPLFGTCLRRAGEAFGDVESFDAEDLLKALRSGLDGIQGLGAAEEGDKTIVDAYAPALAAFERELRAGGDGGTASRKAAEAAREGMRATVPMQARKGRASYLGPRSVGHQDPGATSTSYLFAALARSLDGGR